The Xanthomonas sontii genome contains a region encoding:
- a CDS encoding EAL domain-containing protein, whose amino-acid sequence MLFNSSATAREDASGGHAPARTAQALCRLLPPGSAVVVGCGDGVVGRLHGASAEAPEWLQALVAQTLAATELPPSTTPTVLHVHRTAEGACVVIGAQVRQPLDEAYRTAWCEAAVAFGLNLLDTERMRARIEGLEKSKQLQQALYEIADLAGADLEMSQMLQRVHAVLESLMYAENCYIVEYDEDQQSMRFLYFSDRHDDFVADPEQTYFLRDMPHSLTVGLLRHGRAVRGPSEQVRERLQVGYNAEHGPESRDWLGVPMLREGRVCGAIVVQNYDYALRYTDADRALLAYVAQHVQTAMDRRHAQVQLERRVHLRTQELQRANRDLQDEIQERKRAETLQLALFRIAELAIRSESLQQFYTEVHAIVGGLIDARNLYIALLSDDDTMLEFVYSVDEFTPYRPQRRRGRGLTEYVMRVRRPQLLELPDIDALLTQGEVQEYGQRPYSWLGVPLFDEGEVIGAIVVQSYIAKVRFTEHDQRLLTFVAHNVGSGLARQRAQERLRLAHAELEQRVEERTRELAEVNEQLLAQIAERWRAEQRLTHQALHDALTGLPNRSHLLDRLSEAISRARGGGRTFAVLFLDLDRFKLVNDSIGHAAGDEMLVQVAKRIVSTIRGQDVVARLGGDEFAVLTPCEHGLDGARELARRLLHVLGQPMWVAGRELFPSGSLGIAAWHPRYHNGEEMLRDADAAMYRAKAQTQDRCVVFDEAMREAALRSLDLEADLRRAINNRDFEPFYQPIVRLRDGEVIGHEALLRWRHESRGLLVPSQFIDLGEESGLIEQVDWLLYAQVIRRLAQSEGGYVSVNVSPRHFRSPDFTERLFGLIDTAGADPRRLRVEITEVALLDDAPRTLTILQALRERGVLAQLDDFGTGFSALSYLHRFPISVLKIDQSFVAGLQDEGSTGSHALVRGILALASTLGIETVGEGIETEQQLATLRELGCDYGQGYLLGRPAAAPQLL is encoded by the coding sequence ATGCTGTTCAATTCGTCCGCCACCGCCCGCGAAGACGCTTCCGGCGGCCATGCGCCCGCCCGCACGGCGCAGGCCTTGTGCAGGCTGCTGCCGCCCGGCAGCGCCGTGGTGGTCGGCTGCGGCGACGGCGTGGTCGGGCGCCTCCACGGCGCCAGCGCGGAGGCGCCGGAGTGGTTGCAGGCGCTGGTCGCGCAGACGCTGGCCGCCACCGAGTTGCCACCGTCGACGACACCCACGGTGCTGCACGTGCATCGCACCGCCGAGGGGGCCTGCGTGGTCATCGGTGCGCAGGTGAGACAGCCGCTGGACGAAGCGTACCGCACCGCCTGGTGCGAGGCCGCGGTCGCCTTCGGCCTCAACCTGCTCGACACCGAGCGCATGCGCGCGCGCATCGAGGGCCTGGAGAAATCCAAGCAGCTGCAGCAGGCGCTGTACGAGATCGCCGATCTGGCCGGCGCCGATCTGGAAATGAGCCAGATGCTGCAGCGCGTGCATGCGGTGCTGGAATCGCTGATGTACGCGGAGAACTGCTACATCGTCGAATACGACGAAGATCAGCAGAGCATGCGCTTTCTGTACTTCTCCGACCGCCACGACGACTTCGTCGCCGATCCGGAGCAGACCTACTTCCTGCGCGACATGCCGCACAGCCTCACCGTGGGACTGCTGCGCCACGGCCGCGCGGTGCGTGGGCCCTCGGAGCAGGTGCGCGAACGCCTGCAGGTGGGCTACAACGCCGAACACGGCCCGGAGAGCCGCGACTGGCTGGGCGTGCCGATGCTGCGCGAGGGCCGGGTGTGCGGCGCGATCGTGGTGCAGAACTACGACTACGCGCTGCGCTACACAGACGCCGACCGCGCGCTGCTGGCCTACGTGGCGCAACACGTGCAGACCGCGATGGACCGGCGCCATGCGCAGGTGCAACTGGAGCGGCGGGTGCACCTGCGGACCCAGGAACTGCAGCGCGCCAACCGCGACCTGCAGGACGAGATCCAGGAGCGCAAGCGCGCCGAGACGCTGCAACTGGCGCTGTTCCGCATCGCCGAGCTGGCGATCCGTTCGGAGAGCCTGCAGCAGTTCTACACCGAGGTGCACGCCATCGTCGGCGGGCTGATCGACGCGCGCAACCTGTACATCGCGCTGCTGTCCGACGACGACACGATGCTGGAGTTCGTCTACTCGGTGGACGAGTTCACCCCTTACCGGCCGCAACGGCGCCGCGGCCGCGGACTGACCGAGTACGTGATGCGGGTGCGGCGTCCGCAACTGCTCGAACTTCCCGACATCGACGCCTTGCTGACGCAGGGCGAGGTACAGGAGTACGGCCAGCGCCCCTACAGCTGGCTGGGCGTGCCGCTGTTCGACGAAGGCGAGGTGATCGGCGCGATCGTGGTGCAGAGCTACATCGCCAAGGTGCGGTTCACCGAGCACGACCAGCGCCTGCTGACCTTCGTCGCGCACAACGTCGGCAGCGGTCTGGCGCGGCAGCGCGCGCAGGAACGGCTGCGGCTGGCGCACGCGGAGCTGGAGCAGCGCGTGGAGGAGCGCACCCGCGAGCTGGCCGAGGTCAACGAGCAACTGCTGGCGCAGATCGCCGAACGCTGGCGTGCCGAGCAGCGCCTGACCCACCAGGCGCTGCACGACGCGCTGACCGGATTGCCGAACCGATCGCATCTGCTGGACCGGCTCAGCGAGGCGATCTCCCGTGCCCGCGGCGGCGGCAGGACCTTCGCCGTGCTGTTCCTGGATCTGGACCGGTTCAAGCTGGTCAACGACAGCATCGGCCACGCCGCCGGCGACGAGATGCTGGTGCAGGTGGCCAAGCGCATCGTCTCCACGATCCGCGGCCAGGACGTGGTGGCGCGCCTGGGCGGCGACGAATTCGCGGTGTTGACGCCGTGCGAGCATGGCCTGGATGGCGCGCGCGAGCTGGCGCGGCGCCTGCTGCACGTGCTTGGCCAGCCGATGTGGGTGGCCGGCCGCGAATTGTTCCCGTCCGGCAGCCTGGGCATCGCCGCCTGGCATCCGCGCTACCACAACGGCGAGGAGATGCTGCGCGACGCCGACGCGGCCATGTACCGGGCCAAGGCGCAGACGCAGGACCGCTGCGTGGTGTTCGACGAGGCCATGCGCGAGGCGGCGCTGCGCAGCCTCGATCTGGAGGCGGACCTGCGCCGGGCGATCAACAACCGCGACTTCGAGCCGTTCTACCAGCCGATCGTGCGCCTGCGCGACGGCGAGGTGATCGGCCACGAAGCGCTGCTGCGCTGGCGCCACGAAAGCCGCGGGCTGCTGGTGCCGAGCCAGTTCATCGACCTGGGCGAGGAGAGCGGCCTGATCGAGCAGGTGGACTGGCTGCTGTACGCGCAGGTGATCCGGCGCCTGGCGCAGAGCGAGGGCGGCTACGTCTCGGTCAACGTCTCGCCGCGGCACTTCCGCTCGCCGGATTTCACCGAACGGCTGTTCGGGCTGATCGACACCGCCGGCGCAGATCCGCGCCGCCTGCGCGTGGAGATCACCGAGGTGGCGCTGCTCGACGACGCACCGCGCACCCTGACCATCCTGCAGGCGCTGCGCGAGCGCGGCGTCCTGGCGCAACTGGACGACTTCGGTACCGGCTTCTCGGCGCTGTCCTACCTGCACCGCTTCCCGATCTCGGTGCTGAAGATCGACCAGAGCTTCGTCGCCGGCCTGCAGGACGAGGGCAGCACCGGCAGCCACGCGCTGGTACGCGGCATTCTCGCCCTGGCCAGCACCCTGGGCATCGAAACGGTGGGCGAAGGCATCGAGACCGAGCAGCAACTGGCGACCCTGCGCGAACTGGGTTGCGACTACGGGCAGGGCTATCTGCTCGGGCGCCCGGCCGCCGCGCCGCAGCTGCTTTGA
- a CDS encoding TIGR00730 family Rossman fold protein has protein sequence MKSICVYCGSNAGNKPAYVERATALGTRIAEQGLRLVYGGGNVGLMGTVANAVLAAGGEVTGVIPKQLADWEVAHRGLTELEIVGSMHERKSRMFDLSDAFVALPGGFGTMEEIFEMLTWRQLGIGNKPCAFLDVEGFYAPLIGMIDRMVEERFLHPDQRADLWYGSDIDTMLGWMREYTPAQASKWIDEKRRNALR, from the coding sequence ATGAAAAGCATCTGCGTCTACTGCGGCTCCAACGCCGGCAACAAGCCCGCCTATGTCGAACGTGCCACCGCGCTGGGCACCCGCATCGCCGAACAGGGGCTGCGCCTGGTCTATGGCGGCGGCAATGTCGGCCTGATGGGCACCGTGGCCAATGCGGTGCTCGCCGCCGGCGGCGAGGTCACCGGCGTGATTCCCAAGCAACTGGCCGACTGGGAAGTGGCGCACCGCGGCCTCACCGAGCTGGAGATCGTCGGCTCGATGCACGAGCGCAAGTCGCGCATGTTCGACCTGTCCGATGCCTTCGTCGCCCTGCCCGGCGGCTTCGGCACCATGGAAGAAATCTTCGAGATGCTGACCTGGCGCCAGCTCGGCATCGGCAACAAGCCCTGCGCCTTCCTCGACGTGGAAGGGTTCTACGCGCCGCTGATCGGCATGATCGATCGCATGGTCGAAGAGCGCTTCCTGCACCCGGACCAGCGCGCCGACCTGTGGTACGGCAGCGACATCGACACGATGCTGGGCTGGATGCGGGAGTACACGCCGGCGCAGGCTTCCAAGTGGATCGACGAAAAGCGTCGCAACGCGTTGCGCTGA
- the lpdA gene encoding dihydrolipoyl dehydrogenase: protein MSEQYDVVVIGAGPAGYHAAIRAAQLGLKTACIDAALGKDGKPALGGTCLRVGCIPSKALLDSSRQFWNMGHLFGEHGISFKDAKIDVAAMVGRKDKIVKQFTGGIAMLFKANKITPYYGFGELQANAGQPGNVVKVKQHDGSEVELKGTNVILAAGSDSIELPFAKFDGETIVDNVGALDFTEVPKRLAVIGAGVIGLELGSVWKRLGAEVTILEALPDFLALADAEVAKTALKEFKKQGLDIKLGAKVSKTEVTGKGKKQEVVVTYSDSEGEKTLNVDKLLVAVGRRAATKGLLADGTGVKVNERGQIEVDAHCHTGVDGVWAIGDCVRGPMLAHKGFEEGIAVAELIAGLPGHVNFDTIPWVIYTEPEIAWVGKTEQQLKAEGVPYKAGSFPFAAIGRAVAMGEPAGFVKVIAHAETDRVLGMHLVGVGVSELVHEGVLTMEFNGSADDLARICHAHPTLSEAIHDAAMAVSKRAIHKAN, encoded by the coding sequence ATGAGCGAACAATACGACGTCGTCGTCATCGGTGCCGGTCCCGCCGGCTATCACGCGGCCATCCGTGCCGCCCAGTTGGGCCTGAAGACCGCTTGCATCGACGCGGCGCTGGGCAAGGACGGCAAGCCGGCGCTCGGCGGCACCTGCCTGCGCGTGGGCTGCATTCCCTCCAAGGCGCTGCTGGATTCCTCGCGCCAGTTCTGGAACATGGGCCACCTGTTCGGCGAGCACGGCATCAGCTTCAAGGATGCCAAGATCGACGTCGCGGCGATGGTCGGGCGCAAGGACAAGATCGTCAAGCAGTTCACCGGCGGCATCGCGATGCTGTTCAAGGCGAACAAGATCACCCCGTACTACGGCTTCGGCGAGCTCCAAGCAAACGCGGGGCAGCCGGGCAACGTGGTCAAGGTCAAGCAGCACGACGGCAGCGAAGTCGAGCTGAAGGGCACCAACGTGATCCTGGCCGCCGGCTCGGATTCGATCGAACTGCCGTTCGCCAAGTTCGACGGCGAGACCATCGTCGACAACGTCGGTGCGCTGGACTTCACCGAAGTGCCCAAGCGCCTGGCGGTGATCGGCGCCGGCGTGATCGGCCTGGAACTGGGCAGCGTGTGGAAGCGCCTGGGCGCCGAGGTCACCATCCTCGAGGCGCTGCCGGACTTCCTGGCCCTGGCCGATGCCGAAGTGGCCAAGACCGCCTTGAAGGAATTCAAGAAGCAGGGCCTGGACATCAAGCTCGGCGCCAAGGTCTCCAAGACCGAAGTCACCGGCAAGGGCAAGAAGCAGGAAGTGGTCGTCACCTATAGCGACAGCGAAGGCGAGAAGACCCTCAACGTGGACAAGCTGCTGGTGGCCGTCGGCCGCCGCGCCGCCACCAAGGGCCTGCTGGCCGACGGTACCGGCGTCAAGGTCAACGAGCGCGGCCAGATCGAGGTCGATGCGCACTGCCACACCGGCGTCGACGGCGTGTGGGCGATCGGCGACTGCGTGCGCGGGCCGATGCTCGCGCACAAGGGTTTCGAGGAAGGCATCGCGGTCGCCGAACTGATCGCCGGCCTGCCCGGCCACGTCAACTTCGACACCATTCCGTGGGTCATCTACACCGAGCCGGAAATCGCCTGGGTCGGCAAGACCGAGCAGCAGCTCAAGGCCGAAGGCGTGCCGTACAAGGCCGGCAGCTTCCCGTTCGCGGCGATCGGCCGTGCGGTGGCGATGGGCGAGCCCGCGGGCTTCGTCAAGGTCATCGCCCACGCCGAGACCGACCGCGTCCTGGGCATGCACCTGGTCGGCGTCGGCGTCTCCGAACTGGTCCACGAAGGCGTGCTGACCATGGAGTTCAACGGCTCGGCCGACGACCTGGCGCGCATCTGCCACGCCCACCCCACCCTGTCCGAAGCGATCCACGACGCGGCCATGGCGGTGAGCAAGCGGGCGATTCATAAGGCCAATTGA
- the sucB gene encoding dihydrolipoyllysine-residue succinyltransferase has protein sequence MATEVKVPVLPESVSDATIASWHKKAGEAVKRDENLVDLETDKVVLEVPSPVDGVLKEIKFETGATVTSSQILAIIEEGATAAAAPAEAKVAEAPKAEAPKAAAAEAPKAAKADAPKAAGDVSSLPPGARFSAITEGVDPSQVEGTGRRGAVTKEDILNYAKNGGAGKAAGARPEERVPMTRVRKRIAERLMQSKNSTAMLTTFNEVNLAKVSAARKELQDEFQKAHGIKLGFMSFFVKAAANALQRFPLVNASIDGDDIIYHGYSDISIAVSTDKGLVTPVLRNVERQSFADIEQGIADYAKKARDGKLSLEELQGGTFTVTNGGTFGSLLSTPIINPPQSAILGMHAIKERPIAENGQVVIAPMMYLALSYDHRIIDGKDSVQFLVDIKNQLENPGRMLFGL, from the coding sequence ATGGCCACCGAAGTCAAAGTTCCGGTACTGCCCGAATCCGTATCCGATGCCACCATCGCCAGCTGGCACAAGAAGGCCGGTGAGGCGGTCAAGCGCGACGAGAACCTGGTGGACCTGGAGACCGACAAGGTCGTGCTGGAAGTGCCCTCGCCCGTCGATGGCGTGCTGAAGGAGATCAAGTTCGAGACCGGCGCCACCGTGACCAGCTCGCAGATCCTGGCGATCATCGAGGAAGGCGCGACCGCCGCTGCGGCGCCGGCCGAGGCCAAGGTCGCCGAGGCGCCAAAGGCCGAAGCGCCCAAGGCCGCCGCCGCGGAAGCACCGAAGGCCGCCAAGGCCGACGCGCCGAAGGCCGCCGGCGATGTGTCCAGCCTGCCGCCGGGCGCGCGCTTCAGCGCCATCACCGAAGGCGTGGACCCGTCGCAGGTCGAAGGCACCGGCCGCCGCGGCGCGGTGACCAAGGAAGACATCCTCAACTACGCCAAGAACGGCGGCGCCGGCAAGGCCGCCGGTGCGCGTCCGGAAGAGCGCGTGCCGATGACCCGCGTGCGCAAGCGCATCGCCGAGCGTCTGATGCAGTCGAAGAACTCGACCGCGATGCTGACCACCTTCAACGAGGTCAACCTGGCCAAGGTTTCGGCCGCGCGCAAGGAGCTGCAGGACGAGTTCCAGAAGGCTCACGGCATCAAGCTCGGCTTCATGAGCTTCTTCGTCAAGGCCGCGGCCAACGCGCTGCAGCGCTTCCCGCTGGTCAATGCCTCGATCGACGGCGACGACATCATCTATCACGGCTACAGCGACATCTCCATCGCCGTGTCCACCGACAAGGGCCTGGTCACCCCGGTGCTGCGCAACGTCGAGCGGCAGTCCTTCGCCGACATCGAACAGGGCATCGCCGACTACGCCAAGAAGGCGCGCGACGGCAAGCTGAGCCTGGAAGAACTGCAGGGCGGCACCTTCACCGTGACCAACGGCGGCACCTTCGGCTCGCTGCTGTCGACCCCGATCATCAACCCGCCGCAGAGCGCGATCCTGGGCATGCACGCGATCAAGGAGCGTCCGATCGCCGAGAACGGCCAGGTCGTGATCGCGCCGATGATGTACCTGGCGCTGTCCTACGACCACCGCATCATCGACGGCAAGGACTCGGTGCAGTTCCTGGTCGACATCAAGAACCAGCTGGAAAACCCGGGCCGGATGCTGTTCGGTCTGTAA
- a CDS encoding 2-oxoglutarate dehydrogenase E1 component, which translates to MDNLLKQFAQSSQLAGGNAAYIEDLYEQYLVSPDSIDPKWKTYFDGFQGRDAGDVPHSAVIAHIASAARQAANSGTGPSGDERERHVGRLITAYRSRGHLGARLDPLGLTPPVNPPDLGLPFHSLSESDLGSEFSTGGLGGQPRMKLRDLLARLKATYTGSIGSEFMHISEFEQRQWIYQRLENAGGNIAGDTASRRRTLERITAAEGLERYLHTKYVGQKRFSLEGGDSLIPMMDVLVQRAGSDTVKDIVVGMAHRGRLNVLVNTLGKNPRKLFDEFEGKFEHAHDDRAHTGDVKYHMGFSADVAVADGKSVHLALAFNPSHLEIVDPVVVGSVRSRQERYGDAARKSVLPVIIHGDAAFAGQGVVMELFQMSQARGFAVGGTVHIVVNNQIGFTTSARDDARSTLYCTDVAKMIGAPVFHVNGDDPDAVAFVANLAYDFRQQFNKDVVIDLVCYRRWGHNEADEPAATQPVMYQTIRKHKTTRELYAAQLESEGVLQAGEAQALVDGYRNKLDSGEYTTELATRKPDEFAIDWSKYLSGKLSDKVDTTVKRKTLDQLAKIITTIPGGVELHPRVAKIYEDRVKMAAGELPGDWGFAENLAYATLLGEGHKLRLVGQDAGRGTFFHRHAILHDQKTDSYYLPLRQLVENPEDATVIDSLLSEEAVMGFEYGYSTTDPNALCIWEAQFGDFANGAQVVIDQFIAAGEAKWGRISGLSLFLPHGYEGQGPEHSSARLERFLQLCALENMLVCVPTTPAQAFHMIRRQMRMSTRKPLVVMTPKSLLRHKLAVSTLEELADGEFQHLIPDAKADPKKVKRVVACSGKVYYDLLEDQTKRGQDDVAILRVEQLYPFPRELLSAELKRYGNATDLVWCQEEPQNQGAWYQIKHHLQACLADGQSLHYAGRARSPSPAAGHFAEHVEEQLKLVADALLNPFNDQVAE; encoded by the coding sequence GTGGACAATCTACTCAAGCAGTTTGCGCAGTCATCGCAACTCGCCGGCGGCAATGCCGCCTATATCGAAGACCTGTACGAACAGTATCTGGTCTCTCCCGACAGCATCGATCCCAAGTGGAAAACCTACTTCGACGGCTTCCAGGGCCGCGATGCCGGTGACGTCCCCCACTCGGCGGTCATCGCCCACATCGCCAGCGCCGCGCGCCAGGCCGCCAACAGCGGCACCGGCCCGAGCGGCGACGAGCGCGAGCGCCATGTCGGCCGCCTGATCACCGCCTACCGTTCGCGCGGCCACCTCGGCGCGCGGCTGGATCCGCTGGGCCTGACCCCGCCGGTGAACCCGCCGGACCTGGGCCTGCCGTTCCACAGCCTGTCGGAAAGCGATCTGGGCAGCGAGTTCAGCACCGGCGGCCTCGGTGGCCAGCCGCGGATGAAACTGCGCGACCTGCTGGCGCGGCTGAAGGCGACCTACACCGGGTCGATCGGCAGCGAGTTCATGCACATCTCCGAGTTCGAACAGCGCCAGTGGATCTACCAGCGCCTGGAGAACGCGGGCGGCAACATCGCCGGCGACACCGCCAGCCGCCGCCGCACCCTGGAGCGGATCACCGCCGCCGAGGGCCTGGAGCGCTACCTGCACACCAAGTACGTCGGCCAGAAGCGCTTCTCGCTGGAAGGCGGCGACTCGCTGATCCCGATGATGGACGTGCTGGTGCAGCGCGCCGGCAGCGACACGGTCAAGGACATCGTGGTCGGCATGGCCCACCGCGGCCGCCTCAACGTGCTGGTCAACACCCTGGGCAAGAACCCGCGCAAGCTGTTCGACGAGTTCGAAGGCAAGTTCGAGCACGCCCACGACGACCGCGCCCACACCGGCGACGTGAAGTACCACATGGGCTTCTCCGCCGACGTGGCGGTGGCCGACGGCAAGTCGGTGCACCTGGCGCTGGCGTTCAACCCCTCGCATCTGGAAATCGTCGACCCCGTGGTGGTCGGCAGCGTGCGGTCGCGCCAGGAGCGCTACGGCGACGCCGCGCGCAAGTCGGTGCTGCCGGTGATCATCCACGGCGACGCCGCGTTCGCCGGCCAGGGCGTGGTCATGGAGCTGTTCCAGATGTCGCAGGCGCGCGGCTTCGCGGTCGGCGGCACCGTGCACATCGTGGTCAACAACCAGATCGGCTTCACCACCAGCGCCCGCGACGACGCCCGTTCCACGCTGTACTGCACCGACGTGGCCAAGATGATCGGCGCGCCGGTGTTCCATGTGAATGGCGACGATCCGGACGCGGTGGCGTTCGTGGCCAACCTGGCCTACGACTTCCGCCAGCAGTTCAACAAGGACGTGGTCATCGACCTGGTCTGCTACCGCCGCTGGGGCCACAACGAGGCCGACGAGCCGGCGGCCACCCAGCCGGTGATGTACCAGACCATCCGCAAGCACAAGACCACCCGCGAACTGTACGCCGCCCAGCTGGAAAGCGAAGGCGTGCTGCAGGCCGGCGAGGCGCAGGCGCTGGTCGACGGCTACCGCAACAAGCTCGACTCGGGCGAATACACCACCGAGCTGGCGACCCGCAAGCCCGACGAGTTCGCCATCGACTGGTCCAAGTACCTGTCGGGCAAGCTGTCGGACAAGGTCGACACCACGGTCAAGCGCAAGACCCTGGACCAGCTGGCCAAGATCATCACCACCATCCCGGGCGGCGTCGAGCTGCACCCGCGCGTGGCCAAGATCTACGAGGACCGGGTGAAGATGGCCGCCGGCGAACTGCCGGGCGACTGGGGCTTCGCCGAGAACCTGGCCTACGCCACCCTGCTGGGCGAAGGCCACAAGCTGCGCCTGGTCGGCCAGGACGCGGGCCGCGGCACGTTCTTCCACCGCCACGCGATCCTGCACGACCAGAAGACCGACAGCTACTACCTGCCGCTGCGGCAGCTGGTGGAGAACCCGGAAGACGCCACCGTGATCGACTCGCTGCTCAGCGAGGAGGCGGTGATGGGCTTCGAGTACGGCTACTCCACCACCGATCCCAACGCGCTGTGCATCTGGGAAGCGCAGTTCGGCGACTTCGCCAACGGCGCGCAGGTGGTGATCGACCAGTTCATCGCCGCCGGCGAAGCCAAGTGGGGCCGCATCTCGGGCCTGTCGCTGTTCCTGCCGCACGGCTACGAAGGCCAGGGCCCGGAGCACAGCTCCGCACGCCTGGAGCGCTTCCTGCAGCTGTGCGCGCTGGAGAACATGCTGGTCTGCGTGCCGACCACCCCGGCGCAGGCCTTCCACATGATCCGCCGGCAGATGCGCATGTCCACGCGCAAGCCGCTGGTGGTGATGACGCCCAAGTCGCTGCTGCGCCACAAGCTGGCGGTGTCGACGCTGGAGGAACTGGCCGACGGCGAGTTCCAGCACCTGATCCCGGACGCCAAGGCCGACCCGAAGAAGGTCAAGCGCGTGGTCGCGTGCTCGGGCAAGGTCTACTACGACCTGCTCGAGGACCAGACCAAGCGCGGCCAGGACGACGTCGCCATCCTGCGCGTGGAGCAGCTGTATCCGTTCCCGCGCGAGCTGCTGTCGGCCGAACTGAAGCGCTACGGCAATGCCACCGACTTGGTCTGGTGTCAGGAAGAGCCGCAGAACCAGGGCGCCTGGTACCAGATCAAGCACCACCTGCAGGCCTGCCTGGCCGACGGACAGAGCCTGCACTACGCCGGCCGCGCCCGTTCGCCGTCTCCCGCCGCCGGCCACTTCGCCGAGCACGTGGAAGAGCAGCTGAAGCTGGTCGCCGATGCGCTGTTGAATCCGTTCAACGACCAAGTCGCTGAATAA
- a CDS encoding GNAT family N-acetyltransferase has translation MPGPGFRIAALDPVRDGAELRALRAAAGTAVDLADAAAALDALGDHLVARSDDGQAVGAARLGADRRIAALAVLPDWRGRGVGSALLRGLIETAQRRHWPQLELQAPAAALAFCARHGFLPPPGGVAATAEAVPLRRRFDGAVAVEDAAMAIAASIAVLAQARRQVLIHSRMLDPGLLDDARVVEQLRRFAVAAHAKQVRVLLHDAAAPQRVGAPLLALAQRLPSVFQFREVSDPVDRSDATAYLVNDGGGYYFRGLGHRYDGETDLLGGGRARQLRATFDRVWERARPCSELRALGW, from the coding sequence ATGCCCGGCCCCGGTTTCCGCATCGCTGCGCTCGACCCCGTCCGCGACGGCGCCGAACTGCGCGCGCTGCGTGCCGCGGCCGGCACCGCCGTGGACCTGGCCGACGCCGCCGCCGCGCTGGACGCGCTGGGCGACCATCTGGTCGCGCGCAGCGACGACGGCCAGGCGGTGGGCGCGGCCCGGCTCGGCGCGGACCGGCGGATCGCCGCGCTGGCGGTGCTGCCGGACTGGCGGGGACGCGGCGTCGGCAGCGCGCTGCTGCGCGGCCTGATCGAGACAGCGCAGCGCCGGCACTGGCCGCAGTTGGAACTGCAGGCGCCGGCCGCGGCACTGGCGTTCTGTGCCCGCCACGGCTTCCTGCCGCCCCCGGGCGGCGTGGCCGCCACCGCGGAGGCCGTGCCGCTGCGCCGCCGCTTCGACGGCGCGGTGGCGGTGGAGGACGCGGCGATGGCGATCGCCGCCAGCATCGCGGTGCTGGCGCAGGCCCGCCGCCAGGTGCTGATCCACAGCCGCATGCTGGATCCCGGCCTGCTCGACGATGCCCGCGTGGTGGAGCAACTGCGGCGCTTCGCGGTCGCCGCGCATGCCAAGCAGGTGCGTGTTTTGCTGCACGACGCGGCCGCGCCGCAGCGCGTCGGCGCCCCCTTGCTGGCGCTGGCACAGCGCCTGCCCAGCGTGTTCCAGTTCCGCGAAGTCAGCGATCCGGTGGACCGCAGCGACGCCACCGCCTACCTGGTCAACGACGGCGGCGGCTACTACTTCCGTGGACTCGGTCACCGTTACGACGGCGAGACCGACCTGCTCGGTGGCGGCCGCGCGCGCCAGTTGCGCGCCACCTTCGACCGGGTCTGGGAGCGCGCCCGGCCCTGCAGCGAACTGCGCGCCCTGGGCTGGTGA